One Cygnus atratus isolate AKBS03 ecotype Queensland, Australia chromosome 21, CAtr_DNAZoo_HiC_assembly, whole genome shotgun sequence genomic region harbors:
- the PEX10 gene encoding peroxisome biogenesis factor 10, with amino-acid sequence MALAEAGPARVVRSGQKDELYRSGLRSGAGAALHGLAGAKKWLEWRREIELLSDVAYFVLTTLSGYQTLGEEYVNIVQVDSTKKRVPSFLRRAVFISLHTVVPYYLEKGLLHLEHELQLEADGARTLQSNPALGLSSRTLIRNWIQRQVRELTEQQKKITLQIVYVLKQSFPLLHRLHLAVFYIHGTFYHLSKRIAGIRYLRFGGLQEDQSIRSSYRFLGIISLFHLLLTIGVQMYSFKQKQRARQEWKLHRSLAPQKNMTKEKATGRHSRCTLCLEERRHTTATPCGHLFCWECITEWCNTRTECPLCREKFHPQKLIYLRHYQM; translated from the exons ATGGCGCTGGCCGAGGCCGGGCCGGCGCGGGTGGTGCGGAGCGGGCAGAAGGACGAGCTGTACCGCAGCGGGctgcggagcggggccggcgccGCCTTGCACGGCCTCGCGG GTGCGAAGAAGTGGCTGGAGTGGAGGAGAGAGATCGAACTGCTTTCTGATGTGGCCTACTTCGTCCTCACCACTCTGTCAG GTTACCAAACTCTGGGTGAAGAATATGTTAACATTGTCCAAGTTGACTCAACCAAGAAAAGGGTACCTTCTTTTCTTCGACGGGCCgtcttcatttctcttcataCTGTAGTACCTTATTACTTAGAAAAGGGATTGCTGCATCTGGAACACGAGCTGCAGCTTGAAGCTGATGGGGCAAGAACCTTACAGAGCAACCCAGCGCTTGGCTTATCCAGTAGGACCTTAATACGAAACTGGATACAGAGACAAGTCAGGGAGCttacagaacagcagaagaaaataacctTACAAATTGTGTATGTTCTTAAACaatcctttcctttgcttcatCGACTACATCTGGCAGTATTCTACATCCATGGCACTTTTTATCACCTATCTAAAAGAATTGCAGGAATCAGATAC CTGCGCTTTGGAGGACTGCAAGAAGATCAGAGTATTCGATCAAGTTACAGGTTTCTTGGAATAATTTCACTCTTTCATCTTCTTCTGACAATCGGTGTTCAGATGTACAGcttcaaacaaaagcaaagagcGAGGCAGGAATGGAAACTACACCGCAGCCTGGCTCCTCAGAA AAATATGACCAAGGAAAAAGCTACTGGGCGCCACTCCCGCTGCACTTTGTGTTTGGAAGAACGGAGACACACAACAGCCACACCTTGCGGCCACCTGTTCTGCTGGGAATGCATCACAGAATGGTGTAACACCAGA aCAGAATGTCCACTGTGCAGAGAGAAGTTTCATCCTCAGAAACTGATCTACCTACGTCACTAccaaatgtaa